GGGACAATGCGCGCACGCTGCATCGCGGGCTGACCGACATGGGGTTTAAGCTCGGCACCGCGCAGCCCGATTCGGCGATCATTGCGATCATCCTGGACGACCAGCAGCAGGCGGTGGTGATGTGGCAGGCGCTGCTCGAAGGCGGCCTGTACGTCAACATGGCGCGCCCGCCGGCGACGCCTGCAGGCACCTTCCTGCTGCGCTGTTCGCTATGCGCCGAACACACCCCCGAACAGATCGAGCGGGTGCTGGCGATGTTCGGCGCGGCGGGGCGTGCGGTGGGGGTGATTTCGTAAATCTTGGGGTTCGTTCCATCCTCCCCCGCCAGGGGGAGGTGGCAGCCGAAGTCTGATGGAGGGGGCGGACACGAAGCGCCCGCGACCTGCACGCGCTGGTTAGCCAAAATGCACAACCACCGACCGCACCCCATCCGCCCCCTCCGACCGACGCCGAAGCGTCCGCCACCTCCCCCTGGCGGGGGAGGAATAAGGGGTTACGGCATCCGGCCGCGTCTTGGGCGCTCGGCGCTAGCCCCCTCGCCCAGGGCCGGGGTGACGTACCGATGGCGAATTCGATGCTGACGCCTTGGTCTCTGCCGGGTATAGCCGGGCGTTCACCCCGTAGCGAAAGCACGCTTTTCCCGACATGAAGTCGATCGACCGCTACATGGCACGCCTGATCGCGGTGCCGCTGTTTTCGACGCTGGTGATCGCGGCGATGCTGCTGGTGCTCGACCGGATGCTCCGATTGTTCGACTTCGTCGCGACCGAGGGCGGGCCGGTAAGCGTCGTCTGGAAGATGCTCGCCAATCTGCTGCCCGAATATTTGGGCTTGGGCATTCCGATCGGGCTGCTGCTCGGCATCCTGCTGGCGTTCCGCAAGCTGGCCGCCTCGTCCGAGCTCGACGTGCTCCAGGGCGTCGGCATGAGCTATTGGCGGCTGCTGCGCGTGCCGTATTTCTACACCATCGTGCTGGCGGCGCTGAACCTGGCGATTGTCGGCTATGTCCAGCCGACCGCGCGCTATGCCTACGAAGAACTCCGCTTCGAGCTGCGATCGGGCGCGCTCGGCGCGTCGATCAAGGTCGGCGAATTCACCAGCTTCGGCGCTGACATGACGATGCGGATCGAGGACAGCCGCGACAGCGGCCGCGACCTCTCGGGCATCTTCGTCAATTTTCGCGACAAGGAGGGCGGCTGGTACGCCGCCTCCGCCGAGAAGGGCCAGTTCCTCGCGACCGACGATCCGAACACGATCCTGTTTCGCCTGACGCGCGGCACGCTGGTGCATAATTCACCCGGCTTCGTGCGCCCGCGCGTGCTGACCTTCACCAGCCATGATTTGCCGATCCCGCTGCCCGAATTCGGGCGCTTCCGCGCGCGCGGCGACCGCAATCTCGAGCGCACCCTGCCCGAGCTGGTGCGGCTGGGCGGTGACGACGATGCCAGCCCCGAGCTTCGCAACACCAGCCGCGCGGCGTTCCACTTCCGCGTGGTCGAGGTGGCGACGATGTTCCTGCTGCCGCTGCTCGCGCTCGCGCTCGGCGTTCCCGCCAAAAGGTCGGGATCCGCGCTGGGCGTCTTCCTGTCGATCGTGATGATCGTCACCTATCACAAGGTGAACGAATATGGCGAAGCGGTGGGCGGGCTCGGCCGCGTCGATCCGATCATTGCGCTTTGGGTACCCTTTGCCCTGTTCGCCGCCTTGGTCGGCTGGATGTATTATCAGATCGCCTATGTCCCCGGCGGCCAGCCGATCGGCGGACTCGAACGCGTGGCGGGCAAGCTGGTGAAGGCAGTGACCAGCCGCCTGCCCGGCCGGCGCCGGACCGCTTGATGCCCGATCGCTTCCTTAAGGCGCTATCGCAATGAACGTGTCGTTTTTCCCGTCGCGGACGGTGTCGCTCTACATGGGCAAGATGTTCCTGATCCGCACCTTCGCCATCCTGGCGGCGCTCGTAATGGTGCTCCAGGCGCTCGACCTTTTGAGCGAGAGCGGACGCATCCTTGCCTATGAGGGCAATGGCCAGGCCGAGGTGTGGCGCTATGCGTCGCTGCGCACGCCACAGATC
The genomic region above belongs to Sphingomonas qomolangmaensis and contains:
- a CDS encoding LptF/LptG family permease — its product is MARLIAVPLFSTLVIAAMLLVLDRMLRLFDFVATEGGPVSVVWKMLANLLPEYLGLGIPIGLLLGILLAFRKLAASSELDVLQGVGMSYWRLLRVPYFYTIVLAALNLAIVGYVQPTARYAYEELRFELRSGALGASIKVGEFTSFGADMTMRIEDSRDSGRDLSGIFVNFRDKEGGWYAASAEKGQFLATDDPNTILFRLTRGTLVHNSPGFVRPRVLTFTSHDLPIPLPEFGRFRARGDRNLERTLPELVRLGGDDDASPELRNTSRAAFHFRVVEVATMFLLPLLALALGVPAKRSGSALGVFLSIVMIVTYHKVNEYGEAVGGLGRVDPIIALWVPFALFAALVGWMYYQIAYVPGGQPIGGLERVAGKLVKAVTSRLPGRRRTA